In the genome of Streptomyces pactum, one region contains:
- the malQ gene encoding 4-alpha-glucanotransferase yields MGSRARLAELYGVATHHEPVPGRTVPAPEDTVVAVLAAMGVDASTPRAVRAALNRHAHRELHRLLPPCVVVRPGRPPALRLPPGTVLRVETEDGGSHDWAPETHRRAPRRAPTTPTHGGAARYPAPGPPAGTGGTRVRAPEGSTGLPFGQHVLRAHAPDGRSAAAPLIVAPDRLPAPAVRTHGLLVQLYSLLSSRSWGMGDLGDLADLADWSGRTLGTGFVQVNPLHAAMPGTPGAPSDPSPYRPSSRRFPDPLHLRVADVPEFARLTGEARGRADALLAEAAALRDGVLRHGRLIDRDRVRALKYQALELLRTVPASPARQAAHRAFLAERGQALEDHATWCALAEVYGPDWRRWPAGLRDPRSAHTARARREHLDRVDFHRWLAWLVDDQLAAAQRAARAAGMAIGLVHDLAVGVHPAGADTWARQDAFAAGMSVGAPPDAFNARGQDWGLPPWRPDTLAATGHAPFRELLRGVLRHAGALRIDHVMGLFRLWWVPEGRDPAEGTYVRYDAEAMLGVLALEAHRAGAVVIGEDLGTVGPGVRDMLAERGVLGTSVLWFERTGDARDDDGRDGTGRDGAGGNRIGRDGGGGGTDEDGHGQGRRRPER; encoded by the coding sequence ATGGGAAGCAGAGCGCGGCTCGCCGAGCTGTACGGTGTCGCCACGCACCACGAACCGGTACCGGGCCGGACCGTCCCGGCACCCGAGGACACCGTGGTGGCGGTACTCGCCGCGATGGGTGTGGACGCGTCCACACCGCGGGCGGTCCGGGCCGCCCTGAACCGCCACGCGCACCGGGAACTCCACCGGCTGCTGCCGCCCTGCGTCGTGGTACGCCCCGGGCGCCCGCCCGCCCTGCGGCTGCCGCCGGGCACCGTACTGCGGGTGGAGACCGAGGACGGCGGCAGCCACGACTGGGCCCCGGAGACACATCGCCGTGCGCCGCGACGGGCCCCCACCACCCCGACGCACGGGGGTGCTGCCCGGTACCCGGCCCCCGGACCGCCGGCCGGTACCGGCGGCACCCGCGTCCGGGCCCCGGAAGGCTCCACCGGTCTGCCGTTCGGGCAGCATGTGCTGCGCGCCCACGCCCCGGACGGCCGCTCGGCCGCCGCCCCGCTGATCGTCGCCCCGGACCGGCTCCCGGCACCCGCGGTCCGTACCCACGGACTGCTGGTCCAGCTGTACTCCCTGCTGTCGTCCCGCTCCTGGGGCATGGGCGACCTCGGCGACCTGGCGGATCTCGCGGACTGGTCCGGCCGGACCCTCGGGACAGGGTTCGTGCAGGTCAACCCGTTGCACGCGGCCATGCCCGGCACACCCGGTGCCCCCTCCGACCCCTCGCCCTACCGTCCCTCCTCCCGGCGCTTCCCCGACCCGCTCCACCTGCGGGTCGCGGACGTGCCCGAGTTCGCCCGGCTGACCGGGGAGGCCCGGGGCCGTGCCGACGCCCTGCTGGCCGAGGCCGCCGCCCTGCGAGACGGCGTGCTGCGGCACGGCCGGCTGATCGACCGGGACCGGGTCCGGGCACTGAAGTACCAGGCACTGGAACTGCTGCGCACGGTGCCCGCGAGCCCGGCCCGGCAGGCCGCCCACCGAGCCTTCCTCGCCGAGCGGGGTCAGGCGCTGGAGGACCACGCCACCTGGTGCGCGCTGGCCGAGGTGTACGGGCCGGACTGGCGCCGGTGGCCCGCCGGACTCCGCGACCCGCGCTCCGCACACACCGCCCGCGCCCGGCGCGAACACCTGGACCGGGTGGACTTCCACCGCTGGCTGGCCTGGCTGGTGGACGACCAGCTCGCCGCCGCGCAGCGCGCCGCCCGGGCGGCGGGGATGGCCATCGGCCTCGTCCACGACCTGGCCGTCGGCGTCCACCCGGCGGGCGCCGACACCTGGGCGCGGCAGGACGCGTTCGCCGCCGGGATGTCGGTCGGCGCGCCCCCGGACGCGTTCAACGCGCGCGGCCAGGACTGGGGCCTGCCGCCGTGGCGCCCGGACACCCTCGCCGCGACCGGCCACGCACCCTTCCGGGAGCTGCTGCGCGGGGTGCTGCGGCACGCGGGCGCGCTCCGGATCGACCATGTGATGGGGCTCTTCCGCCTGTGGTGGGTGCCCGAGGGGCGGGACCCGGCGGAGGGCACGTACGTCCGGTACGACGCCGAGGCCATGCTCGGCGTCCTCGCACTGGAGGCACACCGCGCGGGGGCGGTGGTGATCGGCGAGGACCTGGGCACGGTGGGCCCGGGCGTGCGGGACATGCTCGCCGAGCGCGGCGTACTGGGCACGTCGGTGCTGTGGTTCGAACGGACCGGCGACGCTCGGGACGACGATGGCCGGGACGGCACCGGCCGGGACGGCGCTGGTGGGAACAGGATCGGTCGGGACGGGGGCGGGGGCGGCACGGACGAGGACGGGCACGGTCAGGGGCGACGACGGCCCGAGCGGTGA
- a CDS encoding beta-N-acetylglucosaminidase domain-containing protein yields the protein MTTTGRPGGATDEERGEGTVQFRGMWAGGSRAAGATALAAAVLGGLIGGAPNAAAEQPAGTGAESPWATTAERTDASGVPPVWPRPQTLRAHGTSVPVAGQVTLVADADTDPYALDALRELLSGAGARTVTEVTDGGRDAAGRDGSAGLRVLVQGREAEAALRALRAPERGDLPSGGYRLASGTVDGVPTVAMAGVGRDGLFHAVQTLRQLLVGPGGRAPGQAGQGGRAGSGGQGGYAVPSVTVRDWPAAAVRGTTEGFYGEPWTQEQRLAQLDFLGRTKQNRYLYAAGDDPYRLARWRDPYPAEARADFRELADRARRNHVTLAWAVSPGQNFCFSASGDVKALLRKIDAMWALGVRGFQLQFQDVSYDEWRCVGDRITFGAGPERAAAAQAQVANAVADHLARRHPDAPPLSLLPTEYYQDGRTEYRAALAERLDDRVEVAWTGVGVVPRTITGDELAEAKEAFGHPLVTMDNYPVNDFAQDRIFLGPYTGREPAVAIGSQALLTNAMQQPALSRIPLFTAADFAWNPRGYRPGESWQAAVDDLAGPDRATRDALRVLAANNASSMLGGWGGTEEGDGESGGESEYLRRRIEAFLTAHEGTDEAALARAAERLRAAFRTLREVPGRLEPALGDEAGPWLEQLGRYGEAGRYAVDMLTAQARGDGAAAWRHRQALQRLRQQIAASPATVGKGVLTPFLATALERADAWAGLDETAEKPPRTDAGQRAAADGDARTTVTAGRPVTVRFGRVRPLTAVTALTGTGPERRGTVEAHVPGAGWRKLAEVSGSGWTQAPGKGLRADAVRLTWADEDRDGAGGTPPAVHELTPWFADTPAAELRLSRNVADAEIGGRPAEVEVRLTARRPGDVRGDLVVRAPGGVTVTAPKEVTAVRGGVATARIQVSVPAGAAAGTYRLPVRFGSEEAVLTVRSFPPAGGPDLASAGRGTRATSSGDETDAFPAAAAIDGDPATRWSSPAEDGAWLQLELARPVRLGRLDLHWEDAHASRYRVQVSADGRTWRTAATVDDGRGGRETVRMDASGTRFVRIQGVERAPLPEGVPGRYSLWSVQAYQVLDEGPGGA from the coding sequence GTGACCACCACCGGGCGCCCGGGCGGGGCCACCGACGAGGAACGAGGAGAGGGCACCGTGCAGTTCCGCGGGATGTGGGCCGGCGGGTCGAGGGCCGCCGGTGCCACCGCACTCGCCGCCGCCGTCCTCGGCGGACTGATCGGCGGCGCGCCCAACGCCGCCGCCGAGCAGCCCGCCGGCACCGGCGCCGAGTCCCCCTGGGCCACCACCGCCGAGCGGACGGACGCCTCCGGGGTGCCCCCGGTCTGGCCACGGCCGCAGACCCTGCGGGCCCACGGGACCTCGGTCCCGGTCGCCGGGCAGGTCACCCTGGTGGCCGACGCGGACACCGACCCGTACGCCCTGGACGCGCTGCGGGAGTTGCTGAGCGGCGCCGGGGCACGCACGGTCACCGAGGTGACCGACGGCGGGCGGGACGCCGCCGGGCGCGACGGTTCCGCCGGCCTCCGGGTGCTGGTCCAGGGGCGCGAGGCGGAGGCGGCACTGCGCGCGCTGCGCGCCCCGGAGCGCGGTGACCTGCCCTCCGGCGGCTACCGGCTGGCCTCCGGCACGGTGGACGGGGTGCCCACGGTGGCGATGGCCGGGGTCGGCCGGGACGGGCTGTTCCACGCGGTGCAGACGCTCCGTCAGCTGCTGGTCGGGCCCGGCGGGCGCGCCCCCGGGCAGGCCGGACAGGGCGGGCGGGCCGGATCGGGAGGACAGGGCGGCTACGCCGTCCCGTCGGTGACCGTGCGGGACTGGCCGGCGGCGGCCGTCCGCGGCACCACGGAGGGCTTCTACGGCGAACCGTGGACGCAGGAGCAGCGGCTGGCCCAGCTCGACTTCCTGGGCCGCACCAAGCAGAACCGTTACCTGTACGCGGCGGGCGACGACCCGTACCGGCTGGCGCGCTGGCGCGACCCGTACCCGGCCGAGGCGCGCGCCGACTTCCGGGAGCTGGCGGACCGTGCCCGCCGCAACCACGTGACCCTGGCCTGGGCGGTGTCGCCGGGGCAGAACTTCTGCTTCTCCGCGAGCGGCGACGTCAAGGCGCTGCTGCGCAAGATCGACGCCATGTGGGCGCTGGGTGTGCGTGGCTTCCAGCTCCAGTTCCAGGACGTCAGCTACGACGAGTGGCGGTGCGTGGGCGACCGGATCACCTTCGGCGCCGGACCGGAGCGGGCCGCGGCGGCCCAGGCGCAGGTGGCGAACGCGGTCGCCGACCACCTGGCGCGCCGTCACCCGGACGCGCCCCCGCTGTCCCTGCTGCCCACCGAGTACTACCAGGACGGCCGGACCGAGTACCGCGCCGCGCTGGCGGAGCGGCTGGACGACCGGGTGGAGGTGGCCTGGACCGGCGTCGGGGTGGTGCCCCGCACCATCACCGGCGACGAGTTGGCCGAGGCCAAGGAGGCGTTCGGGCACCCCCTGGTGACCATGGACAACTACCCGGTCAACGACTTCGCCCAGGACCGGATCTTCCTCGGCCCCTACACCGGCCGGGAGCCGGCCGTGGCCATCGGGTCGCAGGCACTGCTGACCAACGCCATGCAGCAGCCGGCGCTCTCCCGCATCCCGCTGTTCACCGCGGCCGACTTCGCCTGGAACCCGCGCGGCTACCGGCCCGGGGAGTCCTGGCAGGCGGCCGTCGACGACCTGGCCGGGCCGGACCGGGCCACCCGGGACGCGCTGCGGGTGCTCGCCGCCAACAACGCCTCCTCGATGCTCGGCGGATGGGGCGGGACCGAGGAGGGCGACGGGGAGAGCGGCGGGGAGTCGGAGTACCTGCGCCGGCGGATCGAGGCGTTCCTCACCGCGCACGAGGGCACCGACGAGGCGGCACTGGCCCGGGCCGCGGAGCGGCTGCGCGCCGCGTTCCGGACGCTGCGCGAGGTGCCCGGACGGCTGGAGCCCGCCCTCGGGGACGAGGCCGGGCCCTGGCTGGAGCAGCTGGGCCGGTACGGCGAGGCCGGCCGGTACGCGGTGGACATGCTCACCGCGCAGGCGCGGGGCGACGGCGCCGCGGCCTGGCGGCACCGGCAGGCGCTGCAGCGGCTGCGGCAGCAGATCGCCGCCAGCCCGGCCACCGTCGGCAAGGGGGTGCTCACCCCGTTCCTCGCCACCGCGCTGGAGCGGGCGGACGCCTGGGCCGGGCTCGACGAGACGGCCGAGAAGCCGCCGCGCACCGACGCGGGGCAGCGGGCCGCGGCGGACGGCGACGCGCGCACCACGGTGACCGCCGGCCGGCCGGTGACCGTGCGGTTCGGCCGGGTCCGCCCGCTGACCGCCGTCACCGCGCTCACCGGCACCGGCCCGGAGCGGCGGGGCACCGTCGAGGCGCACGTGCCCGGCGCCGGCTGGCGGAAGCTGGCCGAGGTCTCCGGCAGCGGCTGGACGCAGGCGCCCGGCAAGGGGCTGCGGGCCGACGCGGTACGGCTGACCTGGGCGGACGAGGACCGGGACGGGGCGGGCGGCACGCCGCCGGCGGTGCACGAGCTGACCCCGTGGTTCGCCGACACCCCCGCTGCGGAACTGCGGCTGTCGCGGAACGTGGCGGACGCGGAGATCGGCGGCCGCCCGGCGGAGGTCGAGGTCCGGCTCACCGCCCGCCGGCCTGGCGACGTCCGGGGCGACCTGGTGGTACGGGCGCCCGGCGGGGTCACCGTCACCGCGCCGAAGGAGGTCACCGCGGTGCGCGGCGGGGTGGCCACGGCCCGGATCCAGGTGTCGGTGCCGGCCGGCGCCGCCGCGGGCACCTACCGGCTGCCGGTGCGCTTCGGGTCCGAGGAGGCGGTGCTGACGGTGCGGTCCTTCCCGCCCGCCGGGGGCCCGGACCTGGCGTCGGCCGGACGCGGCACCCGGGCCACCTCGTCCGGCGACGAGACCGACGCGTTCCCGGCCGCCGCCGCCATCGACGGCGACCCGGCCACCCGCTGGTCCTCGCCGGCCGAGGACGGGGCGTGGCTCCAGCTGGAGCTGGCCCGCCCGGTCCGGCTGGGCCGGCTGGACCTGCACTGGGAGGACGCGCACGCCAGCCGGTACCGGGTCCAGGTGTCGGCGGACGGCCGCACCTGGCGCACCGCGGCCACGGTGGACGACGGCCGGGGCGGACGGGAGACGGTGCGCATGGACGCCTCCGGCACCCGGTTCGTCCGCATCCAGGGCGTCGAGCGGGCGCCGCTGCCCGAGGGGGTACCGGGCCGTTACTCGCTGTGGTCGGTCCAGGCGTACCAGGTGCTCGACGAGGGCCCCGGCGGGGCGTGA
- a CDS encoding HNH endonuclease: MPHVLVLNASYEPLGVVPLRRALVLVLNDKAVSLEDSGALMHSATRVIPAPSVVRLKRFVRVPFRGPVPLTRRALFARDGGRCAYCGGVATSVDHVIPRSRGGQHTWENVVAACRRCNHVKADRHVAEIGWRLRHQPEPPSGLAWRIIGTGHRDPRWLPYLRPYGADDAMARIDGRTSA; this comes from the coding sequence GTGCCGCACGTCCTGGTCCTCAACGCGTCGTACGAGCCGCTCGGCGTCGTACCGCTCCGCCGCGCGCTCGTCCTCGTCCTCAACGACAAGGCCGTCAGCCTTGAGGACTCTGGCGCCCTGATGCACAGCGCGACCCGTGTCATACCCGCCCCCAGCGTCGTGAGACTCAAACGCTTCGTGCGGGTCCCGTTCCGCGGTCCGGTGCCGCTCACCCGCCGGGCCCTGTTCGCCCGGGACGGCGGCCGCTGCGCCTACTGCGGCGGCGTCGCCACCAGCGTGGATCACGTCATCCCGCGCAGCCGGGGCGGCCAGCACACCTGGGAGAACGTGGTGGCAGCCTGCCGCCGCTGCAACCACGTGAAGGCCGACCGGCACGTCGCGGAGATCGGCTGGCGGCTGCGCCACCAACCCGAGCCCCCCTCCGGGCTGGCCTGGCGCATCATCGGCACCGGCCACCGGGACCCGCGCTGGTTGCCCTACCTGCGGCCGTACGGCGCGGACGATGCGATGGCCCGGATCGACGGCAGAACCTCTGCCTGA
- a CDS encoding ROK family transcriptional regulator — translation MNDRTALELLVTHGPLTRTRLGELTGLSKPTASQLLARLEAAGLVRATGTAPGGPGPAARLYGIVPAAAHVVALAVDQEGITAAVADITGRVLGERRVPAPADGPPTVCRAAASVREAVAEAGLGPGDIHRAVIGMPGALDPRTGELRYAPHLSGWQSATLRADLAGALGTPVVVENDVNLAAVAERQGGAARDVEDFVLVWVDDGVGAAVVLGGRPLRGFTGGAGEIGYMPLPGAPLARGGPRGRRRTRQGAAASSGWWAGAAVRELARAHGIEAPTAAEAVAGALRTPGAGDRVLDELAGRLATGLAAVVSVVDPELVVLSGRTARAGGERLRERVAAGLTGLALPAPRLRLSAVDGPPVLAGALCTALAAARDAVFDTA, via the coding sequence ATGAACGACCGGACCGCGCTGGAGCTGCTGGTCACCCACGGCCCGCTGACCCGGACCCGGCTCGGTGAGCTGACCGGTCTGTCCAAGCCCACCGCGTCGCAGCTGCTGGCACGGCTGGAGGCGGCCGGGCTGGTCCGGGCCACCGGCACCGCCCCCGGCGGACCGGGGCCCGCCGCCCGGCTGTACGGGATCGTCCCGGCGGCAGCCCATGTCGTCGCCCTCGCGGTGGATCAGGAGGGGATCACCGCGGCGGTCGCCGACATCACCGGGCGGGTACTCGGCGAGCGCCGGGTACCCGCCCCGGCCGACGGGCCGCCGACGGTCTGCCGGGCCGCCGCGTCCGTGCGGGAGGCCGTGGCGGAGGCGGGCCTGGGCCCGGGCGACATCCACCGGGCGGTGATCGGCATGCCTGGCGCCCTCGACCCCCGCACCGGCGAGCTGCGGTACGCGCCGCACCTGTCCGGCTGGCAGTCCGCCACGCTCCGCGCCGACCTCGCCGGGGCGCTGGGCACCCCGGTGGTCGTGGAGAACGACGTCAACCTCGCCGCGGTCGCCGAGCGGCAGGGCGGCGCGGCCCGGGACGTGGAGGACTTCGTCCTGGTCTGGGTGGACGACGGGGTCGGCGCCGCCGTCGTGCTCGGCGGCCGGCCGCTGCGCGGGTTCACCGGCGGCGCGGGCGAGATCGGCTACATGCCGCTGCCGGGCGCGCCGCTGGCCCGGGGCGGGCCCAGGGGCCGCCGCCGGACCCGACAGGGGGCGGCGGCTTCCAGCGGCTGGTGGGCGGGGGCGGCCGTGCGGGAACTGGCCCGTGCGCACGGCATCGAGGCGCCCACCGCCGCCGAGGCGGTGGCCGGCGCACTGCGCACGCCCGGTGCCGGGGACCGGGTGCTCGACGAACTGGCCGGCCGGCTGGCCACCGGGCTGGCCGCGGTGGTTTCCGTGGTGGACCCCGAGCTGGTGGTGCTCTCCGGGCGCACCGCGCGGGCCGGCGGCGAGCGGCTGCGGGAACGGGTCGCGGCCGGGCTGACCGGGTTGGCGCTGCCCGCGCCCCGGCTCCGGCTGAGCGCGGTGGACGGACCACCGGTCCTGGCCGGGGCGCTGTGCACCGCCCTGGCGGCGGCCCGCGACGCGGTCTTCGACACGGCCTGA
- a CDS encoding N-acetylglucosamine kinase: MDAVLAVDAGNSKTDVALVAADGTVLGTARGGGFRPPETGAERAVEALAALVARATAAAGGGPPRVRHVSACLANVDLPVEEREMTGVLRARGWGESVTVANDTFALLRAGVDDDGPRSGVAVVCGAGINCAGLAADGRTARFAAIGRVSGDWGGGGHLAEEALWWAARAADGRGEETALARALPAHFGLPDMAALIEALHLGHVPVERRHELVPVLFAVAAEGDPVARAVVARQAEEVVVMATAALTRLSLLDERTPVVLGGGVLAARHPLLDEEVHRLLARRAPKAEPRVVTAPPVLGAALLGLDRLGAPAAGYARLRRHFGTA; encoded by the coding sequence ATCGACGCCGTCCTCGCCGTCGACGCCGGGAACAGCAAGACCGATGTCGCGCTGGTGGCGGCGGACGGGACGGTGCTGGGCACGGCCCGGGGCGGCGGCTTCCGCCCTCCGGAGACCGGGGCCGAGCGCGCGGTCGAGGCGCTGGCCGCGCTGGTGGCCCGGGCCACCGCGGCGGCCGGCGGCGGCCCGCCCCGGGTACGTCACGTCTCCGCCTGCCTCGCCAACGTCGATCTGCCGGTCGAGGAGCGGGAGATGACCGGTGTGCTGCGGGCCCGCGGCTGGGGGGAGTCGGTGACCGTCGCCAACGACACCTTCGCCCTGCTGCGGGCCGGGGTCGACGACGACGGCCCCCGGTCGGGGGTGGCGGTGGTGTGCGGGGCGGGCATCAACTGCGCCGGCCTGGCCGCCGACGGGCGCACCGCCCGGTTCGCCGCGATCGGCCGGGTCTCCGGCGACTGGGGCGGTGGCGGTCACCTGGCCGAGGAGGCGCTGTGGTGGGCGGCGCGCGCCGCCGACGGCCGCGGCGAGGAGACCGCGCTCGCCCGGGCACTGCCCGCGCACTTCGGACTGCCGGACATGGCGGCGCTGATCGAGGCGCTGCACCTGGGGCACGTTCCCGTGGAGCGCCGGCACGAACTGGTGCCGGTGCTCTTCGCCGTCGCCGCGGAGGGTGACCCGGTGGCCCGTGCCGTGGTCGCCCGGCAGGCCGAGGAGGTGGTGGTGATGGCCACCGCGGCGCTCACCCGGCTGAGTCTGCTGGACGAACGGACACCGGTGGTGCTCGGCGGCGGGGTGCTCGCGGCCCGCCACCCGCTGCTGGACGAGGAGGTGCACCGGCTGCTGGCCCGGCGCGCCCCGAAGGCCGAACCGCGGGTCGTCACCGCTCCCCCGGTGCTCGGCGCGGCCCTGCTGGGCCTGGACCGGCTGGGCGCCCCGGCCGCCGGTTACGCCCGGCTGCGGCGGCACTTCGGCACGGCCTGA
- a CDS encoding glutamate ABC transporter substrate-binding protein: protein MAERRRGAAGPVRPGLFAATTALAVTAAVLVPAAVGDGGTGTDRPGPRAAPARDDVDSSADTCERPEASLRPSPADGPAIEKIRAAGVVRAGVDQSSFRWGYRDPATGELTGFDIALVKAIAKEILGDEDKVVYKAIPTNRRVRALRDRDVDVVVRTMTINCERAAQVGFSTAYFEAGQQVLAVKKEALAPGEPEITGYDDSLRGRRVCAAEGSTAAAELAKESHGARVVPVPNQLDCLVRLQLGEVDAVVTDNALAAGQAAQDPTVELKGTPFTTELYGVAMHREDEDLIRRVNQVLEEYRAGGRSSPWRKAYDRWLAADLGLRDPVPPRPVYRD, encoded by the coding sequence GTGGCGGAGCGCCGGCGCGGGGCCGCCGGACCCGTACGGCCGGGCCTGTTCGCGGCCACCACGGCGCTCGCCGTCACCGCCGCGGTCCTGGTGCCCGCGGCCGTCGGGGACGGCGGCACCGGCACCGACCGCCCCGGGCCGCGCGCCGCCCCCGCCCGCGACGACGTGGACTCCTCCGCGGACACCTGCGAGCGGCCGGAGGCGAGCCTGCGGCCGTCCCCGGCCGACGGCCCGGCGATCGAGAAGATCCGTGCGGCCGGGGTGGTCCGGGCCGGGGTCGATCAGAGCAGCTTCCGGTGGGGCTACCGCGACCCGGCCACCGGTGAACTGACCGGCTTCGACATCGCGCTGGTCAAGGCGATCGCCAAGGAGATCCTCGGCGACGAGGACAAAGTGGTCTACAAGGCCATCCCCACCAACCGGCGGGTACGGGCGCTGCGGGACCGGGACGTCGACGTGGTGGTGCGCACCATGACCATCAACTGCGAGCGCGCCGCCCAGGTGGGCTTCTCCACCGCCTACTTCGAGGCCGGCCAGCAGGTGCTGGCCGTCAAGAAGGAGGCCCTGGCGCCCGGCGAACCGGAGATCACCGGCTACGACGATTCGCTGCGCGGCCGGCGGGTGTGCGCGGCGGAGGGTTCGACCGCCGCGGCCGAACTGGCGAAGGAGAGCCACGGCGCGCGGGTCGTCCCGGTGCCCAACCAACTGGACTGCCTGGTACGGCTCCAGCTCGGCGAGGTGGACGCGGTGGTCACCGACAACGCGCTCGCCGCCGGGCAGGCGGCGCAGGACCCCACCGTCGAACTGAAGGGCACGCCGTTCACCACCGAGCTGTACGGCGTGGCGATGCACCGGGAGGACGAGGATTTGATACGCCGGGTCAACCAGGTGCTGGAGGAGTACCGCGCCGGTGGCCGGAGCAGTCCCTGGCGGAAGGCGTACGACCGCTGGCTGGCCGCCGACCTCGGACTGCGCGACCCGGTCCCGCCCCGGCCGGTGTACCGGGACTGA